One part of the Raphanus sativus cultivar WK10039 chromosome 7, ASM80110v3, whole genome shotgun sequence genome encodes these proteins:
- the LOC108816151 gene encoding small polypeptide DEVIL 3: MEDTKKKTPCSKKLGGYLREQKGRLYIIRRCVVMLICWRD, from the coding sequence ATGGaagacaccaagaagaagacgcCATGCAGCAAGAAGCTTGGAGGATATTTGAGAGAGCAAAAGGGACGCCTGTACATCATCAGAAGATGTGTGGTCATGCTCATTTGTTGGCGTGACTAA